Proteins found in one Gigantopelta aegis isolate Gae_Host chromosome 12, Gae_host_genome, whole genome shotgun sequence genomic segment:
- the LOC121385819 gene encoding uncharacterized protein LOC121385819 — protein sequence MEDDLLAILSSSSTQPDTQPLPETTQPLPETTQPLPETTQPLPETTQPLPETTQPTSSIDKKRKLAIAAQPKQAERVIKRSRVIMKDGTVGDNVAVPIPSVDRGRGDPRNILGVMLVVENGQYTIGCPSGILKGKYSRHQFDLCPQRLLSESDINSDSSVLLRQANKKESQHGGQGFVKCNCNGPKRCRSKRCACFKNNVLCNSRCHNSVNC from the coding sequence ATGGAAGATGACTTACTAGCCATTCTGTCCAGCAGCTCAACTCAACCAGACACTCAACCTCTACCAGAAACGACTCAACCTCTACCAGAAACGACTCAACCTCTACCAGAAACAACTCAACCTCTACCAGAAACAACTCAACCTCTACCAGAAACGACTCAACCAACGAGCAGCATAGACAAGAAAAGAAAGCTTGCAATAGCCGCACAACCAAAACAAGCCGAGCGTGTTATTAAGCGAAGTCGCGTGATTATGAAGGATGGTACCGTTGGTGATAACGTAGCTGTGCCCATTCCGTCTGTTGACAGGGGACGTGGTGATCCCAGAAATATTCTAGGTGTTATGTTAGTTGTAGAAAACGGACAATATACCATTGGTTGCCCTTCTGGTATTCTGAAAGGGAAATATAGTCGACACCAGTTTGATTTATGTCCTCAGAGACTCCTGAGTGAATCTGACATTAACAGTGATAGCAGTGTGTTGCTTCGTCAAGCCAACAAAAAGGAGTCTCAACACGGTGGTCAGGGTTTCGTCAAGTGCAATTGTAATGGACCTAAGAGATGTCGGAGTAAGCGATGTGCTTGtttcaaaaataatgttttgtgtaaTAGCAGATGTCACAACAGTGTAaattgttga
- the LOC121386591 gene encoding E3 ubiquitin-protein ligase TRIM56-like — MAESSVVPLLEIQDKFVTCEICFDYFDDQDKSPRILPCLHNFCCQCLESIWKKSPTGVRCPNCRKVWRVQNNIAETFPQNKVLRNLVEYLTIKNKVDEIMCHECPDSSRATMRCLDCREFMCDGCATYHKKFAVSKDHKIILILDLVNMPHDDFFHQTDTCKKHNNMILDLYCKNCATDICSSCVHVSHRDHEILDLKDIYEAKMDHMKRTLRNVQRSSKRAQKYTTRLSGQNATLDSMKENILKHIDDSYEEIIQKLSHKKTQMKEDVISNIDKQKADRNEQMKLIEQSEVLKADHVLHCKQAVQFTRAADFIEMAPTLEDNLLSVMEGPELVDIPIQEVTIDDTFKQIEKITEKTGVIWNGIILNKNNSDEDVMKRILFPVDGQSEQYRTLLLPNIEYDAQKINRKRCNITESGILANKPSEVKHTDLTSGLQCFQGVTARTHVPTSGCAFWQTEVDCMVRESAELHYLIAEVGVCLDEHCDDTTGICNNKHAWGVIVASCKTHNSICLFPYSRGKHLCCTPVTDFKTNSRLKVTLGLLVDVDNATLYIIRIDDNRVVHSITNIDVSRPLMPMFCGYFPEYFDVKLRVLSGTDLSVTRELLVLLSSLVK, encoded by the exons ATGGCTGAAAGCAGTGTTGTTCCACTTCTTGAGATACAAGACAAGTTCGTCACGTGTGAGATTTGTTTTGATTATTTCGACGATCAGGACAAATCTCCACGTATCTTACCGTGCTTGCACAACTTCTGCTGCCAATGCCTGGAGTCGATTTGGAAGAAATCACCGACTGGAGTACGATGTCCCAACTGTCGGAAGGTTTGGCGTGTTCAAAACAACATAGCAGAAACATTTCCACAAAACAAGGTACTGAGGAATTTAGTTGAAtatcttacaataaaaaacAAGGTGGATGAAATCATGTGCCATGAATGTCCTGACAGTTCAAGGGCAACAATGCGTTGTTTGGACTGTCGGGAATTCATGTGCGATGGATGCGCAACGTATCATAAAAAATTTGCAGTGTCAAAAGACCACAAGATCATCCTAATTTTAGATTTGGTTAATATGCCTCATGATGATTTTTTTCACCAGACAGATACGtgcaaaaaacacaacaacatgaTTTTAGATCTATACTGCAAGAATTGTGCAACTGATATCTGTTCATCATGTGTTCATGTCTCTCATAGAGACCATGAGATATTGGATCTCAAAGATATATATGAAGCAAAAATGGACCACATGAAAAGAACACTTAGAAATGTACAAAGATCATCAAAAAGAGCACAGAAGTATACAACAAGACTTTCTGGACAAAATGCAACTCTAGATTCGATGAAAGAAAATATTCTAAAACATATTGATGATTCCTATGAAGAAATTATTCAGAAGTTGtctcacaaaaaaacccagatgaAAGAAGATGTCATTTCAAATATAGACAAACAAAAAGCTGACAGAAACGAGCAGATGAAGTTGATTGAACAGTCAGAAGTCCTCAAGGCGGACCACGTTCTGCACTGTAAGCAAGCTGTGCAATTCACACGAGCTGCTGACTTTATAGAAATGGCTCCAACCCTTGAAGACAATCTTCTCTCTGTGATGGAAGGTCCGGAACTGGTTGATATTCCTATACAAGAGGTTACCATTGATGACACGTTCAAGCAGATAGAGAAAATTACTGAGAAAACTGGTGTAATATGGAATGGAATTATTCTCAACAAAAACAACTCAG aCGAGGATGTGATGAAAAGAATTCTCTTCCCTGTTGATGGACAGTCAGAACAGTACAGAACACTTCTCT TGCCAAATATAGAGTATGATGCACAGAAGATAAACCGGAAGCGGTGTAATATTACCGAATCTGGAATTCTGGCCAACAAACCTTCAGAAGTAAAACATACTGACCTCACTTCCGGTCTGCAATGTTTCCAAGGAGTCACAGCCAGGACGCATGTCCCTACGTCTGGATGTGCGTTCTGGCAGACGGAAGTCGACTGCATGGTGCGTGAATCAGCTGAATTACACTACCTGATAGCAGAAGTTGGTGTTTGTCTGGACGAGCACTGTGACGATACAACAGGGATTTGTAATAACAAACATGCGTGGGGTGTTATAGTGGCCAGCTGTAAAACTCACAACAGTATCTGTTTATTTCCTTATTCCCGTGGAAAGCATCTGTGCTGTACTCCTGTGACAGATTTCAAAACTAACTCACGACTCAAGGTCACACTCGGGCTGTTGGTAGACGTCGACAACGCCACTCTCTACATTATCCGCATTGACGACAACAGAGTTGTACACTCCATCACAAACATCGACGTGTCGCGACCGCTGATGCCAATGTTTTGTGGTTATTTTCCTGAATATTTTGATGTTAAATTGAGAGTATTATCTGGCACGGATCTCTCAGTGACCCGTGAATTGTTGGTCCTGCTCTCGAGTTTAGTGAAATAA